From a region of the Paenibacillus segetis genome:
- a CDS encoding glycoside hydrolase family 43 protein, whose translation MKYSNPILPGFYPDPSICRVGEDYFLVNSSFAYSPGIPIWHSKDLVHWKQLGYCLTRENQLQFDESVVSGGVWAPTLRYNNGRFYMVTTNQDKGGHFYVWTVDPAGEWSDPIYVNQEGIDPSLFFDDGKVYFTSTGTAQGTGIYQSEIDIETGQKLSDTHLIWTGSGGKFPEGPHLYKANGFYYLMCAEGGTEYGHMETIARSRTPYGPYESSPYNPILSHRSSDYPIQATGHADLVEAQDGSWWAVFLGNRPVGYPYRHHLGRETFLAPVLWSEDGWPMIGDNGVVGLEMEADTPSPVLWEDEPETDDFNHSDLRMSWNFLRNAKKVDWSLQERAGWLALRGADVRLSESGTPAFIGCRQRHLDCEISTKLEFNPLEGDEAGLVVFMDQKYHYAIGLTRIEDENVISVRRQVGSISDMKYSPPFEGTVVDLRIQALPEKYMFFYRGADQLWHQLGEAETHLISTEVAGGFTGVFFGMYNFSANRTTAYYDWFQYRKE comes from the coding sequence ATGAAATATAGCAATCCAATTTTACCTGGTTTTTATCCAGATCCGAGCATTTGCAGAGTGGGTGAAGATTATTTTTTGGTTAACAGTTCATTCGCCTATTCTCCTGGAATCCCCATTTGGCATAGCAAGGACTTGGTGCATTGGAAACAGCTCGGATATTGCTTAACTCGTGAGAATCAGCTTCAATTTGATGAATCTGTGGTATCTGGAGGTGTTTGGGCACCAACCCTGCGATATAATAACGGTCGATTTTATATGGTTACAACAAATCAGGACAAGGGTGGACATTTTTATGTTTGGACGGTTGACCCTGCCGGTGAATGGTCGGACCCAATCTATGTGAATCAAGAAGGGATAGATCCATCCTTATTTTTTGATGATGGGAAGGTTTATTTTACAAGCACTGGAACTGCACAGGGGACTGGGATCTACCAAAGTGAGATTGATATCGAAACCGGCCAGAAGCTGAGCGATACACACTTGATCTGGACAGGTAGTGGAGGAAAATTTCCTGAGGGACCACATCTTTATAAAGCAAATGGCTTCTATTACTTGATGTGTGCTGAAGGTGGGACAGAATATGGACATATGGAGACAATTGCAAGAAGTAGAACACCCTATGGGCCATACGAATCTTCTCCGTATAATCCGATTTTGAGCCATCGAAGCTCAGATTACCCCATTCAAGCTACCGGGCATGCCGATTTAGTTGAAGCGCAGGATGGCAGTTGGTGGGCAGTTTTTCTGGGAAATCGGCCAGTAGGATATCCTTACCGTCATCATCTTGGCAGGGAAACATTCCTGGCTCCGGTCCTGTGGAGCGAGGATGGATGGCCGATGATTGGAGATAACGGAGTCGTCGGATTAGAAATGGAAGCTGACACACCGTCACCTGTGCTATGGGAAGACGAGCCTGAGACCGACGATTTTAATCACTCTGATTTAAGAATGAGCTGGAATTTTCTTCGCAATGCTAAAAAAGTCGATTGGTCTTTGCAGGAACGAGCTGGATGGCTAGCATTACGTGGAGCTGACGTGAGATTAAGTGAAAGTGGAACACCTGCGTTTATTGGTTGTAGGCAGCGGCACTTGGATTGTGAAATCTCCACCAAACTGGAATTTAACCCACTTGAAGGCGATGAAGCGGGTCTTGTCGTTTTTATGGATCAGAAGTATCACTACGCAATTGGGTTAACACGGATTGAAGATGAAAATGTTATCTCGGTACGCAGACAGGTGGGAAGTATAAGTGACATGAAGTATTCGCCGCCGTTCGAAGGGACAGTTGTAGACTTAAGAATTCAAGCATTACCAGAGAAATATATGTTTTTCTATCGAGGTGCCGATCAGTTATGGCATCAACTAGGCGAAGCTGAGACACACTTGATCTCTACTGAAGTGGCGGGCGGTTTTACAGGAGTTTTCTTTGGGATGTATAACTTCTCTGCAAATCGAACAACCGCTTATTATGATTGGTTTCAATATCGAAAAGAATAG
- a CDS encoding helix-turn-helix domain-containing protein — translation MSEFYLKWFTSDRQFPFFIQYGYHDEDTDLHRHVDFSELVIVLNGKATHIVNTEESFIKKGNVFVINGSTPHAFKDPQDFKICNIMFQPEMLSTAGADLRTSNGFQALFVLEPLYRHRHSYASKLSLSIPNLEYVSLLIAGMIEEYHNKLQGYQTMLGSKFMELVVYLSRHYDKQEKGFQGNHLMHLASAISYMEDRYLEPLTLDQIAKYSDISVRHLNRMFRSYYQTTPIAYLHRLRLERACGLLKHSSLSITQISHECGFSDSNYFTRQFTKSYGTSPTAYRKKL, via the coding sequence TTGAGTGAATTTTATTTAAAATGGTTTACATCTGATCGACAATTTCCATTTTTTATTCAATATGGCTATCACGACGAAGACACCGATCTGCATAGACATGTAGACTTTTCGGAGCTCGTCATCGTATTGAATGGTAAAGCTACACATATTGTTAATACCGAAGAATCGTTTATCAAGAAGGGAAATGTATTTGTGATTAACGGTTCAACCCCTCATGCTTTTAAAGATCCTCAGGATTTCAAAATCTGCAATATCATGTTTCAACCTGAAATGCTTTCGACAGCAGGAGCGGATTTGCGGACATCCAACGGCTTTCAAGCATTATTTGTATTGGAACCTCTATATCGTCATAGACATTCCTACGCAAGCAAACTCAGCTTGTCGATTCCTAATCTGGAGTATGTCTCATTGCTCATTGCCGGCATGATTGAAGAATATCATAACAAGCTACAGGGTTATCAGACGATGCTAGGTTCCAAGTTTATGGAACTCGTCGTTTATTTGTCCAGACATTATGACAAACAGGAGAAAGGATTTCAGGGAAATCATCTGATGCATTTGGCGAGCGCAATCTCTTATATGGAAGATCGATATCTTGAACCACTGACATTGGATCAAATCGCTAAATACTCCGATATATCGGTAAGACACCTAAATCGGATGTTTCGCTCTTACTATCAGACGACTCCAATCGCTTATCTCCATCGATTACGCCTTGAGCGGGCTTGCGGATTATTAAAGCATTCCAGCCTCAGTATTACTCAAATATCACATGAATGCGGGTTTAGTGATAGTAATTACTTTACCCGACAATTTACTAAATCCTATGGTACGTCACCAACTGCATATAGGAAAAAGCTTTAA
- a CDS encoding aldo/keto reductase: MEYTKLGNTGLDVSRLCLGCMSFGVAERWIHQWVLDEEQSRGIIKKALELGINFFDTANVYSDGTSEEIVGRALKDYSNRDEIVLATKVFNRMHEGPNGAGLSRKAIMSEIDKSLKRLGTDYVDLYQIHRWDYHTPIEETMEALHDVVKAGKVRYIGASAMYAWQFQKALYVAEKNGWTRFVSMQNHLNLIYREEEREMLPLCKEEKIGVIPYSPLASGRLTRDWAVTTPRSETDQIQKSKYDGTADTDRLVVERVATIAEKYDVPRIHIALAWLLQKEPVTAPIIGATKISHLEDAVGALSIRLTPQDIDFLEEPYVPHPIIGFN, encoded by the coding sequence ATGGAATATACGAAACTTGGAAATACCGGTCTGGATGTATCACGGCTGTGTCTAGGCTGTATGAGCTTTGGTGTTGCTGAACGATGGATTCATCAATGGGTACTTGATGAGGAGCAGAGCCGAGGTATCATAAAAAAAGCGCTTGAACTCGGAATTAATTTTTTTGATACGGCGAATGTGTATTCAGACGGAACGAGTGAGGAAATTGTTGGACGAGCGCTGAAGGATTATTCTAATCGAGATGAAATTGTTCTCGCGACGAAGGTCTTTAATCGTATGCATGAAGGACCAAATGGAGCTGGGTTATCCCGAAAAGCAATTATGAGTGAGATTGATAAGAGTCTCAAGAGATTAGGAACAGATTATGTGGATCTGTACCAGATACATCGGTGGGATTATCACACGCCAATCGAAGAAACAATGGAAGCTCTTCATGATGTTGTTAAGGCGGGTAAGGTAAGATACATTGGTGCTTCCGCCATGTATGCTTGGCAGTTCCAAAAAGCGTTATATGTAGCGGAAAAGAATGGTTGGACCCGATTTGTATCCATGCAGAATCACCTCAATCTGATTTACCGAGAAGAGGAGCGCGAGATGTTGCCTCTTTGTAAGGAAGAAAAAATCGGTGTTATTCCATATAGTCCGCTGGCATCTGGAAGATTAACTCGAGATTGGGCGGTTACAACCCCTCGTTCAGAAACCGATCAGATTCAAAAATCTAAATATGATGGCACTGCAGATACGGATCGATTGGTCGTCGAACGGGTTGCTACTATCGCCGAAAAATATGATGTTCCACGAATTCATATCGCTCTTGCCTGGTTGCTGCAGAAAGAACCGGTGACAGCTCCTATCATTGGTGCTACAAAAATATCTCATCTCGAAGATGCCGTAGGTGCACTATCCATTAGGTTAACCCCTCAAGATATTGATTTCTTGGAAGAACCTTATGTACCGCATCCAATCATTGGTTTTAATTAA
- a CDS encoding flavocytochrome c, giving the protein MHNKSKIILILLLSILLLISGCGKGTTKPENNAGTDNTAEQNKDKEKEDATSSASMANYTPLDELKDTYDIAIVGAGGAGMTAALEAKAAGMSPVIFEKMPFAGGNTNKSSSGMNASETKFQKEQGISDRNELFYEETLQGGHGTNDKALLRYFVDNSAGAIDWLDSIDIRLNSLTITGGMSQKRTHRPEDGSAVGQYLVTGLLKNVQAQGIPIFVNANVKEVTKQDGKINGLKVVFKPNEEKMISAKSVVITAGGFGANMELIAKVRPDLEGYVTTNQEGSTGDGIQMIEKMGGTTVDMNQIQVHPTVQQENSYLIGEAVRGEGAILVNSKGQRFINEMGTRDNVTQAITKLPETNAFLIFDSGVRSRAKAIEQYEKLGFVKKADTIKALAEDIELPADSLQKTIDTWNGAVKNKNDTEFERKTGIDHELSAAPYYAIKIGPGIHYTMGGVVINTNTEVLDKDNKPIPGLFAAGEVTGGLHGENRIGGNSVAEIIIFGRQAGIKSSEFAKSVK; this is encoded by the coding sequence ATGCACAATAAATCAAAGATCATTCTGATTCTCTTGCTATCCATCCTGCTGCTAATATCAGGGTGTGGAAAAGGAACTACGAAACCGGAAAACAATGCCGGTACGGACAACACAGCAGAACAAAACAAGGATAAAGAAAAAGAAGATGCGACGTCGAGTGCGTCCATGGCGAATTATACGCCACTTGACGAATTGAAAGACACCTACGATATTGCAATCGTAGGTGCAGGCGGCGCAGGTATGACTGCTGCGCTTGAAGCGAAAGCTGCAGGCATGAGTCCGGTTATTTTCGAGAAAATGCCGTTTGCAGGCGGCAATACGAACAAATCTTCTTCAGGGATGAACGCATCCGAGACGAAGTTTCAAAAGGAACAAGGTATATCGGATCGTAATGAATTATTTTACGAAGAAACCTTACAAGGTGGCCATGGTACTAATGATAAAGCTCTACTTCGCTATTTCGTAGACAATTCGGCGGGTGCCATAGATTGGCTAGATTCCATCGATATCCGATTGAATAGTCTCACGATCACGGGCGGGATGAGCCAGAAGCGCACCCACCGTCCTGAAGACGGTTCCGCTGTGGGTCAGTACCTCGTAACGGGATTACTGAAGAACGTCCAAGCTCAGGGTATTCCCATATTCGTTAATGCCAATGTCAAAGAAGTTACGAAACAAGACGGTAAAATCAACGGCCTTAAAGTGGTCTTCAAACCGAATGAAGAAAAAATGATATCGGCAAAATCCGTCGTGATTACGGCCGGTGGATTTGGTGCCAACATGGAACTCATCGCCAAGGTTCGACCGGATCTGGAAGGTTATGTGACGACGAATCAGGAAGGCAGTACGGGTGATGGTATTCAAATGATTGAAAAAATGGGCGGAACCACGGTTGATATGAATCAAATCCAGGTTCATCCAACGGTACAGCAAGAAAACTCCTACCTTATCGGGGAAGCGGTACGTGGAGAAGGTGCAATTCTCGTAAACAGCAAAGGTCAACGGTTCATCAACGAAATGGGTACGCGTGACAACGTAACCCAAGCAATTACGAAGCTACCTGAGACAAATGCTTTTCTTATTTTCGATTCCGGAGTTAGATCACGTGCGAAAGCGATCGAACAATATGAAAAATTAGGATTTGTGAAAAAAGCAGATACGATCAAGGCACTAGCTGAAGATATTGAATTACCAGCGGATTCATTACAGAAGACGATCGATACTTGGAACGGTGCAGTAAAAAATAAAAATGACACTGAATTCGAAAGAAAGACGGGAATAGACCACGAACTGTCTGCTGCGCCATACTATGCCATCAAAATCGGCCCAGGAATTCATTACACCATGGGTGGTGTGGTCATTAATACGAATACAGAAGTTTTAGACAAGGACAACAAACCAATCCCGGGTCTCTTCGCGGCAGGTGAAGTAACCGGAGGGTTACACGGTGAGAACCGAATCGGTGGTAATTCTGTCGCAGAGATCATCATCTTCGGCCGTCAAGCGGGTATCAAATCCTCTGAATTCGCCAAATCCGTAAAATAA
- a CDS encoding ABC transporter ATP-binding protein: MSSLNNRTPVSFPGRPSGFGGGPQGMGHGAGRGAVPKVRAKNRGATIKRIWSYLNRQRLGLTLVYVFTVLNAVVSLIGPYLLGKAIDTAVIPGDYAGLVRFCLLILGIYVLGSAVAWVQAYVMTGVSQNTVFELRRDLFAKYQQLPVQFFDTHSNGELMSRATNDIENVSNSLNQSVTQLLNSLITLSGSLVIMLALNIPLTVVAMLTIPLFLLASRKISGLSRIYFKNQQRHLGELNGFIEETISGLKVVKQYRMEEREGERFHKISGELNKSGIKAQIVSGLVGPVMNMINNLNFALIAGVGGWMAFHDLATVGVIVSFLNYSKQFGRPIAELANQYNLIQSAIAGAERVFEVMDMPSEYGDEQHRELPRLTGNVVFHNVSFGYKPDSPILNDVTFEAKSGEKIALVGPTGAGKTTIINLLTRFYEINGGVVTIDGRDIRELDKNALRSQLGMVLQDAHVFSGSIRDNIRFGRLDATDQEVEVAAKLANADKFIMRLPHGYETILGTEGGNLSHGQRQLLTIARAILADPAILILDEATSSVDTRTEMHIQQAMTTLMKGRTSFVIAHRLSTIQDADRILVIQGGRIVEQGSHEQLLKLQGVYHELYNSQFKRAFQEDVS, translated from the coding sequence ATGTCGAGTCTTAATAACCGTACACCAGTATCGTTTCCCGGACGTCCATCCGGTTTTGGGGGAGGACCGCAAGGAATGGGGCACGGAGCTGGTCGTGGGGCTGTCCCGAAGGTGCGAGCCAAGAATCGGGGAGCTACAATTAAACGAATCTGGTCTTATCTAAACCGTCAACGATTAGGATTAACCTTAGTGTACGTATTTACTGTACTTAACGCAGTGGTATCGTTGATCGGTCCATACCTGCTTGGTAAGGCGATAGATACTGCAGTCATTCCCGGTGACTACGCTGGATTGGTGCGATTTTGCCTGCTTATTCTCGGTATTTATGTGCTTGGAAGCGCAGTTGCCTGGGTGCAAGCCTATGTTATGACCGGTGTTTCTCAAAATACCGTGTTCGAGCTGAGGCGCGACCTGTTTGCGAAATATCAGCAACTGCCTGTTCAATTTTTTGACACGCACTCCAACGGGGAACTGATGAGTCGGGCAACCAACGACATCGAAAATGTATCCAATTCGCTGAATCAAAGTGTGACCCAGCTGCTGAACAGCTTAATTACACTCAGCGGTTCACTGGTCATCATGCTAGCGCTGAACATACCGTTAACTGTCGTTGCTATGTTGACAATCCCGCTCTTTTTATTGGCAAGCCGTAAAATAAGTGGCTTGAGTCGGATTTATTTTAAAAATCAACAACGTCATTTAGGAGAGCTCAACGGGTTTATCGAAGAAACGATTAGCGGATTAAAGGTAGTCAAGCAGTATCGTATGGAAGAAAGAGAAGGCGAGCGATTCCACAAGATCAGTGGCGAACTGAATAAGTCGGGCATTAAAGCGCAGATCGTTTCTGGACTTGTTGGACCGGTCATGAACATGATCAACAATCTTAACTTTGCACTCATTGCGGGTGTTGGGGGCTGGATGGCCTTTCATGATTTGGCCACGGTAGGGGTGATCGTCAGCTTTCTCAACTATTCCAAACAGTTTGGTCGACCGATTGCTGAACTCGCCAACCAGTACAACCTTATTCAATCGGCCATCGCAGGGGCAGAGCGCGTATTTGAAGTCATGGATATGCCGTCCGAATATGGTGATGAACAGCATAGAGAATTGCCAAGGCTTACCGGGAACGTCGTATTTCACAACGTTTCTTTCGGCTACAAGCCGGATTCGCCTATTCTCAACGATGTGACGTTTGAAGCGAAGTCTGGTGAGAAAATCGCGCTTGTCGGACCAACGGGGGCAGGAAAAACAACAATTATCAACTTGTTGACAAGATTTTATGAGATCAATGGCGGTGTGGTGACTATCGACGGCCGGGACATCCGGGAGTTGGACAAAAACGCGCTGCGCAGCCAGCTCGGGATGGTACTTCAGGATGCGCATGTATTTTCTGGATCCATACGAGATAATATCCGCTTCGGTCGCCTGGATGCGACTGATCAAGAGGTGGAGGTGGCTGCAAAACTTGCCAATGCCGATAAGTTTATTATGAGGCTCCCTCACGGTTACGAAACGATATTGGGCACAGAGGGTGGAAATCTGAGCCATGGACAACGCCAGTTACTGACCATTGCACGTGCTATCCTAGCTGATCCAGCCATTCTAATTCTAGACGAAGCTACCAGTAGTGTTGATACGCGAACGGAAATGCATATCCAGCAAGCGATGACAACCTTGATGAAAGGACGTACTAGCTTTGTTATTGCCCACAGGCTCAGTACGATCCAAGATGCTGACCGTATCCTTGTCATCCAAGGTGGACGAATTGTGGAGCAGGGGAGCCATGAACAGTTGCTTAAGCTGCAAGGCGTCTATCACGAGCTTTATAATAGCCAGTTTAAGCGAGCATTTCAGGAGGATGTTTCATGA
- a CDS encoding ABC transporter ATP-binding protein — translation MWKLKSFLRPYWMWCLLAPLLMVIEVFMDLLQPTLMASIVNEGIMTRDLSHIVSTGLTMLGVAFIGLIGGVGCTVFSSIASQHFGNDLRIRLFEHIESFSNQNIDRLKTGSLITRLTNDVVQLQTFVQMILRSFVRSPLLLIGSLIMAIRISPTLTLILLISVPLLFIILYVLIRLSFPLFAKMQNKLDGVNTVLQENLSGIRVIKAFVRAKQEQKRFDSANTEYTQTAIKAVRLMALNLPLMMFILNASIVAVLWFGGIQSWNNGLPVGDLIAFINYVTQLLMSMLMLSNTLTFVSRAKVSADRVNEVFATTSEIMDVPSANHHVIRKGRIEFKSVSFAYHKDDENLVLNDINFIAEPGKTVAILGATGAGKSTLVSLIPRLYEVTSGSIMIDGTDIRGIGLDHLRSQIGLVMQQTILFSGTIRDNIRYGRPDATTEEVEQAAITAEAHDFIIRLPQEYDTILGQRGINLSGGQKQRLSIARALLIQPTILIMDDSTSALDATTESRIRQLLKIQMQSSTNILITQRVSSVIDADIILILDNGKIVAQGTHEELLRSSEIYRDIRRSQLKGEEASYVES, via the coding sequence ATGTGGAAACTTAAGAGTTTTTTGAGACCGTACTGGATGTGGTGTTTGCTAGCGCCGCTGTTAATGGTTATCGAGGTGTTTATGGATTTATTGCAGCCTACACTCATGGCAAGCATTGTGAATGAAGGCATCATGACAAGAGATCTGTCGCATATTGTTTCGACTGGGCTAACCATGTTGGGCGTTGCGTTTATCGGCTTGATCGGCGGGGTAGGCTGCACTGTTTTTTCGAGTATTGCATCCCAACATTTTGGTAACGATTTGCGGATACGGCTGTTTGAGCATATTGAATCATTCTCTAATCAAAATATTGATCGGTTAAAAACAGGATCGCTAATTACCCGGTTAACGAACGATGTGGTGCAACTACAGACATTTGTACAGATGATTCTACGTTCGTTTGTACGTTCTCCATTGTTACTAATTGGTAGCTTGATCATGGCCATTCGGATCAGTCCAACTCTAACCCTTATCCTGCTAATCTCCGTTCCATTACTATTTATCATTTTGTATGTGCTAATCCGTCTTTCTTTTCCTTTGTTTGCGAAAATGCAAAACAAATTGGACGGTGTCAACACCGTACTTCAAGAAAATCTCTCTGGCATTCGTGTAATAAAGGCCTTTGTTCGGGCTAAACAAGAACAGAAACGATTTGATTCTGCAAACACGGAATATACCCAGACAGCGATCAAGGCAGTACGACTCATGGCACTGAATTTACCGCTCATGATGTTCATACTGAACGCAAGTATTGTTGCCGTGCTCTGGTTCGGGGGGATTCAAAGCTGGAATAACGGACTTCCGGTTGGTGATTTGATCGCTTTTATTAATTATGTTACCCAACTGTTGATGTCCATGTTAATGCTTAGCAATACGCTGACTTTTGTGTCACGGGCTAAGGTTTCAGCGGACCGAGTGAACGAGGTATTTGCCACTACAAGTGAAATTATGGATGTTCCCTCCGCTAATCATCATGTGATTCGTAAAGGGCGAATTGAATTCAAAAGTGTATCATTTGCTTACCACAAAGATGATGAGAACCTCGTACTAAATGATATCAACTTTATTGCTGAACCGGGTAAAACGGTTGCGATATTAGGTGCAACTGGTGCCGGGAAATCGACGCTCGTCAGTCTTATCCCCAGGCTTTACGAGGTTACGTCAGGTTCTATTATGATCGACGGTACTGACATTCGCGGAATTGGACTAGATCATTTACGTAGCCAGATTGGGCTTGTCATGCAGCAGACGATTCTGTTCAGTGGAACCATTCGTGATAATATCCGCTATGGAAGACCGGATGCCACAACCGAAGAAGTGGAGCAGGCAGCCATAACCGCGGAAGCCCATGATTTCATTATTAGACTTCCACAGGAGTATGACACCATTCTTGGTCAGCGTGGAATCAACCTATCCGGCGGCCAAAAGCAGCGGTTATCAATTGCGAGAGCCCTACTAATCCAACCAACCATTCTAATTATGGATGACAGCACCAGCGCGCTTGACGCGACTACCGAATCACGGATCAGACAATTACTGAAAATACAGATGCAAAGTAGCACCAACATTTTGATTACCCAGCGGGTCTCATCCGTCATAGATGCCGACATCATCCTAATCTTGGATAACGGTAAGATCGTCGCCCAAGGTACCCATGAAGAGCTTCTGCGAAGCAGTGAAATCTACCGGGATATCCGGCGGTCACAGCTAAAGGGAGAGGAGGCATCCTATGTCGAGTCTTAA
- a CDS encoding nitroreductase family protein produces the protein MTTTNLIKTRRNVKMFKPDLISESDLMIWLEAASYAPNHRMTEPWELLFLGSETRAKLNHKTDFGSAPIVFALISKPAATSFERDENVMASACFAQNFLLAAHEAGVGAYWASLGALPHNREILGVPQDHDVIGVFGVGYPAEIPNAKPRTPIASKITYLA, from the coding sequence ATGACAACAACTAATTTAATTAAAACACGCAGAAATGTGAAAATGTTTAAACCTGATCTCATTAGTGAAAGCGATCTAATGATCTGGCTCGAAGCTGCAAGTTACGCACCTAATCATCGTATGACCGAACCATGGGAACTCCTATTCCTTGGATCAGAGACTAGAGCGAAGTTGAATCATAAAACGGATTTCGGCAGCGCGCCTATTGTTTTTGCGTTAATATCCAAGCCTGCCGCAACATCGTTTGAACGTGACGAGAACGTCATGGCTTCCGCTTGTTTCGCTCAAAATTTCTTGTTAGCCGCGCATGAAGCGGGAGTAGGGGCATATTGGGCTTCTTTGGGGGCGTTACCGCACAATCGTGAAATCCTTGGTGTACCACAAGATCACGATGTAATTGGTGTATTTGGGGTTGGATATCCAGCGGAAATTCCAAATGCCAAGCCTAGAACACCGATTGCTTCCAAAATTACGTATCTAGCATAA
- a CDS encoding MATE family efflux transporter encodes MKAQMNDRFANESIPKLMFALATPAIVAQLINAMYSLVDRMFVGRMAENGTLALSAIGISFPIIMVISAFASLIGVGGAPLASIKMGEGQHKKAEELLGSCFSMLFIVSIILTAVFLILKSPLLTLFGASPETLPFANDFLGIYLIGTIAVLVSMGLNPFIAAQGYAKTAMFTICIGAIVNIILDAIFIFGMNMGIKGAALATVIAQFISAIWVLKFLTSKRAHLRLRMTNLRINLKVAVSILALGLSPFIMQSTESLIQIVFNTSLAKYGGDLYIAAMGIMGTLIQIFSLLLSSFAQGAQPIIGYNFGARNFARVKTTIIYCTIFCATFGLAMWSLAIFAPKIPIIIFTNNTELIELTARLMKIFFLGTCIFGIQLAFQQIFIALGQAKVSIFIAILRKIILLIPLVYLLPIWISPKADAVIIAEPIADFTAALTCCMLFGITIKKLLKAQ; translated from the coding sequence ATGAAAGCTCAAATGAACGATCGATTTGCCAACGAGAGTATCCCAAAATTAATGTTTGCGCTTGCTACGCCAGCTATCGTAGCGCAGTTAATTAATGCCATGTACAGTCTAGTTGATCGAATGTTTGTTGGAAGAATGGCTGAGAATGGAACGTTAGCTTTATCCGCTATAGGAATATCTTTTCCAATCATTATGGTGATATCAGCATTTGCTTCACTTATCGGTGTTGGCGGTGCTCCGCTAGCATCTATTAAAATGGGTGAAGGTCAACATAAAAAAGCGGAAGAATTACTTGGTAGTTGTTTCTCTATGTTATTTATTGTATCTATTATTCTGACAGCAGTATTTCTTATCCTTAAGTCTCCACTGCTAACATTATTCGGTGCTAGTCCAGAAACTCTACCGTTTGCCAACGATTTCTTGGGTATATATCTAATCGGCACTATTGCTGTACTTGTATCTATGGGGCTGAATCCATTCATTGCAGCACAAGGATATGCTAAAACTGCCATGTTTACGATATGTATTGGGGCGATCGTTAACATCATACTCGACGCTATATTCATTTTTGGAATGAATATGGGGATCAAAGGAGCAGCATTAGCTACGGTTATAGCACAATTCATATCTGCTATTTGGGTATTGAAATTTTTAACCTCCAAACGTGCCCATCTGCGCTTACGAATGACTAATTTGAGAATTAACCTAAAGGTTGCTGTAAGTATCCTTGCCTTAGGACTTTCCCCGTTCATTATGCAGTCAACGGAAAGTTTGATCCAAATTGTATTTAACACGTCCCTCGCCAAATATGGGGGTGATCTGTATATTGCCGCCATGGGTATCATGGGAACACTGATCCAAATTTTTTCGTTACTATTATCCAGTTTTGCACAAGGAGCACAGCCGATTATTGGCTATAACTTTGGAGCTCGAAACTTTGCCCGTGTAAAAACTACCATCATATACTGCACCATATTCTGTGCAACTTTTGGTCTAGCGATGTGGAGCTTAGCCATTTTCGCTCCGAAAATTCCGATTATCATTTTTACCAATAATACGGAATTGATAGAGCTGACAGCTAGATTAATGAAGATATTCTTCTTAGGCACATGTATTTTTGGCATTCAATTAGCTTTCCAACAAATCTTTATTGCCCTTGGGCAAGCTAAAGTTTCTATTTTCATAGCGATCTTGCGTAAGATCATTTTGCTAATTCCTTTGGTTTACCTGCTCCCAATATGGATTAGCCCAAAAGCAGATGCCGTTATTATCGCTGAACCTATCGCCGATTTTACTGCGGCATTGACTTGCTGCATGTTATTTGGAATCACGATTAAGAAGCTTCTTAAAGCACAATAA